From Psychroflexus torquis ATCC 700755, the proteins below share one genomic window:
- a CDS encoding DUF1599 domain-containing protein: MTTNQEFDQVIETCRDLFEMKTKDYGTAWRILRLSSLTDQIYIKACRIRSLQEATEKKIEENEDSEFIGIINYSLMALIQIELGFADKADLTSEKALTHYNVQVKKSKDLMIDKNHDYGEAWRKLRVSSLTDLILQKLLRVKQIEDNQGQTLVSEGIDANYLDIINYSVFALIHLTSKQN; the protein is encoded by the coding sequence ATGACCACAAACCAAGAATTTGATCAAGTCATCGAGACCTGCAGAGATCTCTTTGAAATGAAAACTAAAGATTATGGAACAGCTTGGAGAATTCTTAGACTTTCTTCATTGACCGATCAGATCTATATAAAAGCATGTAGAATACGAAGTTTACAAGAAGCTACTGAGAAAAAAATTGAAGAAAATGAGGATTCCGAGTTTATTGGAATTATCAACTATTCCTTAATGGCTTTGATTCAAATTGAACTTGGTTTTGCCGATAAAGCCGATTTAACGAGTGAAAAAGCTTTGACTCATTATAACGTTCAAGTCAAAAAATCGAAAGATTTAATGATTGATAAAAACCATGATTATGGAGAGGCTTGGAGGAAACTCAGAGTCAGTTCACTAACGGACCTTATCCTTCAGAAATTATTGCGCGTTAAGCAAATTGAAGATAATCAAGGTCAAACTTTGGTAAGCGAAGGTATAGATGCCAATTATCTCGATATTATCAATTATTCTGTATTTGCTTTAATTCATTTGACCTCAAAACAAAATTAA